Below is a genomic region from Oryzias melastigma strain HK-1 linkage group LG7, ASM292280v2, whole genome shotgun sequence.
tactctttcatttcattttacaaacaCTGACGACCGTTTTCAAAGctctaatttaacattttaacctTGAAAAACTATATTAAAGGGATGCTAAAAATCCGAACTGATGCACACTAAAAAGGATCAAATAGatccaaaacaatgttttaaaaagccagTTACCACCCAATTTTACTTGTaagggaacatttttaatttttaataatagtaaaaaaaaagttctcaaaattatctttttttttctcttttgcatgtttgtttgcAGACTTTTCTTCTTGTGCTTTTCGGATTTCACCTGAAGTATCCCAGGGATCCCAGTGTAGATCATGCATGGCGTATAGATGTCTTCAAGATACAACCACCATCTCAGTACCTGCGACTTATGAAAAAGAACATGCACTGAAATGTCAGTACCATAGTTGTCAAAGGCAGCCAAAGCTGTTTTAGCATCTGAGATTCACTTGTAGTTCTGAACTCAGCCAGCAGATGTCTCCCTTCTCAcgactttaaatgaaaaatcagTGTTTGAAGCAAATTTGTGTCGTTTTTAATCCCATTTAAACCTGAATGTGATACAACAATGATTGACAAACACCCTTCACACAGCAGTGCTGTTCCAAAGATAACAAatagatctttttattttctacgtTGTTTGcaaaacaagaacattaaaatgtCCATCAGAGTGTAACGCTCTTCAAtgataaatctatttttgtttgtttttttagaaacattttcattctaGTCCTTACTCAAGATGaatatttgtgtatttgaaGATTTTACCCCCTTCTAGtccttctctcctcttcctAGAAAGCTCTCAAGATTCTTCTGGCCCTTTTGGAAATCCAGAACCATTTCCTTTGTTGTGTTGACACAAACACAGTGTTTACACCACAAAGGTCCGACAGTTAGAGAGAAGTATGTTGCCTctacaaataaatgaagaaaaaaggaaaagttgtgTGAGGTGGAGCGAACATTGCAGTTTAATGTTCAGTTTCTGCATTTGCCGTTTCATTTGACCACTGCATAGCCATTAGtctgagaaaatattttaagggAGTCTTAAAGTAGAACTGCCTCACCTTGAAGTGTCTTTGGCCTCTTTGGCTCCCAGACAAATTTAAGATTAGTGTTAGATTTGAATCCTGACGTTGACACCCTGGTGAAGGCCAAACCATGCCGAGTTTCAGGAGAGAAACGGAGGTTAACTCCAACatgttcacaaatgtttgcaaatttaatttagttaaatttttCATCGATTTGCGCATTTATATTTTAGGccgtgtttattttttttccatggcTCCCTATTGAGTTTACTATCAGGATTCCATCAATATCAAAAATATTCAgtctaaataaaattgaataaacccctttttttgtaaaaaatacattttattttatttacttgtatatttgtattttccaattcttaaatttgtattttttgattcttatgcttattttgtatttttgtacttttaaattcttattttatttttgttttgtttgtgcttgaaacaaagaacaataaataaaaaaaaataaaaaaaaaattgggttcTGTGAAAGAATGTGTGATCTTTTTccaaaagagaacaaaacaaaacaaaaacaaagctaaaaataatattggttattttgctattatgctACTGGTCCGACCCACTCGAGATAAGACGGGATAAATTGGGCCCCTGAactaaaatgagtttgacacccctggtttaataCGTCATATAAATGCAACAGTTTTAACTTCTTTacacacaagttcctttcaaaataaaatatacaccGAATCAAAAAAGCTCTTCCTGCAACAGCAGACTCACTTggattaaaaatcaaaagtcaAACATGGCATTTTAAACTATTGTGACTGTCAtccttttttgttgtacttttaaaaataaaaaaactactatTGTGTagaatataattaaaagaaatcaATTTATGTAAATACAATTCTGTACTTGGAGAGGTTGTCTTTGAACAGTAATGAgatactgctgtgcagcagaagatcatAAAACTTTTAAGTTTATTCTAATAATAAGCCACTCTAACAGTGGAATAGCAAttctgcaacaaaacaaaaaaagattcatttttttgttttaatttaaaaaacggATGAACAAATGATACATGGAATAATAACCTTTAACCATCAATTTTCTCAGTTATAGGACgagttaaaaactttattaactgcaaTAAATGAACCAAAGCTACAAACTCGTgttgttcaaaacatttttcttcaacgACAAAAAGCCAGAATGGAGagttaaaagagccacaggtgaCTCTGGAatctcaggttgcagacccctgaagtAAACAAAGCAAATCTAGTTTGAATAGTTTTGGTTCTCTGAGGAACATCAGGCTATTGATGCTTTGAATTTAACTGTTTGCATACTCAGTTTGCATGTGCGTGACTGATGATTGATGAGTTAAGAGTCCCTGTCAGCAGAACTAGTGACACACTGAGGGGATGGAGTTAGAGACGTTTTCTTCTGTACATCATCTCTGGATCAAGGGAGGGTTTGAATAGTTGATTCAAGTTTTAATTTCTACATTGTGGTATCACATTAGGAGCTGCACAGTGGGGTGATGGTTCACTGCAAAAAGggcctggtttgaatcccagctggattcatcctgtgtggagtttgcatgttctctttgTGCAGGTGTGGGGGctccggtttcctcccacagtccagcAACATTTAGGCTGATTGATGATTTTAAATTgtctctaggtgtgaatgtgagtgcgTGTGTTCACTGTGACGGACAGGCGACCTGCCCAAGTTGTACCCTGGCTTTTCACAACAGAGAAATGCTACAGGTGGGCTTGGCAAATGGATGAGTGGTAACACAATAGAGTGGTAccttacagagaaaaaatagacTTACCCcggtttgtgcatgtgtaattcttgatttgtgtgtaactttgaatttataaatgagtatttcttgatttgtcCATAACTTTGGATTCGTCTGTGCGTAATTCTTGCATTACAGTGTTTATAGCCGTGGCTGAATCGTGACACCTGTCCCCAGTGGAGCTTTTGCAGGCTGAAAAAAGTTAAGTggtgaaaagaaaatacaaggaTTAACACACTAAAAACAGCTCACTAATTCACAGATTTTACCTATTACaagtactttttaatataactcCCCCTATAAACAAGTGACCTCTTTGTatgtattttcagattttacaCCACAGCTTTGAAATGATCTGGGTTCTGACTGGATTTGTatctacacttttttttacagtcctCAGTACTGCATGTGTCTCAATCTAATTTGTATCAGCTTTAAGTTGGTGAATTTAAATTCccctttttcatgtaaatgaaCCATCAGATGATCACACAACAAATGTAGTCACTGTGTACCCCTGGGCTCTGTACTTGGACCAATCTTGTTCGACTGTTTTTCTTTAGGAATTCACTCGGTATAATAATATCAGGCAGTCTGGCATCATTTTGGCCTATTTGAGATCTCATGGAGGGATGAAGACTTGAATTTTaccaatttaattttaagatttaattagAATTGTTGAACATATGAGCTTATCAGAATCACAAACTGAAAACCAGCTGTATCCACGTCACATTCACGGCGAACCTTCAAAAGGGTACAAACGGAAcatatatcacattttaattttattcacctttattttttatattttattctattgtcaTATTAATGTTTTGTTATGCATAAACAGATATAAAGTGCACGTCACAACATGTGGCATGTCTGAtagttttattcaattaaatcttaatttaatttttctgtacttgtcaaacattttgtaacattagtttattaaaagcctttaggaaaaatgaaataagcaccaaataattacattttaacttaATGCATAATATTGAAAGCGTCTTCAGATTTGTTCTTGTATTataaagaggaggaaaagatgaaaatgataATCTGATCCACAAAAACTGTTACTTTCAGTGATTGTACTTAGTTTCCCCTGCTAGTTTGatctatttattaaatatttatgaacagAATTAGAAAATATAACACACTTATCAATTAAAGGAAGATATCTGTGTTATAATAAATTCCCAGATGGTTAACTGTGACTAAAAGATTTACTAAAAGTTTACATGTATAACCAGTTTAGAAGATACGGCTGAATGCGCCACAGACTCTGAATCCTTTTCaaggcaaatttcctttttttaacatgtaaatgAAGCTAGTTTGAATTTTGATCTCTTCCCTGTAAACATTTACATGAGACTGTTGTGGTTTGTCTGTATTTTGCATCCTCAGTTTGCATGTGTGCGATGAAAACAGATAACTCCAGATCTGTACATCTGCATTCACAGACTGAAGGAGGATCAAGGATGGAGAGATTGTTTCTGTACCTCATCGCTGCTTCAGGTGAGGATTTCCATCTCTTTGTACTCTTCACTCGCTTCCTTCCAGTAACAGTTTTTTGCATTATACTACACATTACCTTGTTGTTATTTATCTTACATGTGGAaagatttatacatttgtttttacaaacaacTTTCTCTTATTGGAACAAATTAGCTCTTCATCCACAAACTCTTACAGGCTTTAATTAACCTGGAGTTTTCTGGTCAAATAGATGGAGAAAAGTGAATTATTATTAcaataataatgaaagtttGTCTTGGAAATAccatttatcacattttaacAGTTAAATGTCTAAGACAGTATTTGTTTGGAATCAAGTAAAGTATATTCTTTCTTGTAACATAATGAGAACAATGAATTGGTAAATtatatttccttcatttgtttgcAGTAAAAAAGGAGAATACAGAGTGTTCAAGTgtagatgatttaaaaaaaaaatagttcactTCTGATCAAtatgtttctgtctttgttgcAGCCCTGTGTGATGTCTTCTCTGTGGCTCAACACCACTACCtagtttttaatgaaacaaagacCTGGACTGAGGctcagagtttctgcagagagaagTATGCTGATCTGGCCACAGTGGACAACATGGAGGACATGAATATCCTGACCAGTCTGGCAGTTCCACAggtgaaaaacagtttttttttaatgtattctcTTTTGTCTGAcagtatttttcagattttcagacaaaaaaaaacccaacggTGTCCCTTTCTTTAGCAAAAGTAATTGAAGAGGTTCAGTTCAGAACAAGAGAAGACTTGACGGCTCAAGCAGAACAGCATGTTTTTATAATCTTTTagttttatctgaaaaaatCCTCAACACCTCATATGATCTCAGACTttaccttctttttcttttccttcatcAACGGATCATTCTCACCTCTGCACCCTTCTTATTCACACCAGCCAAGTTCATATCATCCTTTACACTCATGAACCGATCTTTGGTCTTCCTTTAGACCAGAGGTGCCCAAATCCAGGACTTAAGGGCCAATGTCCTACAAGTTTTCCAAACCACCTTTAATTGAAGCTCCCTATTgactgatccaggtaatcagataaggcaggatttctgtaaaaccagcaggaggccgtccctcaaggcctggatttgggcacccctgcaCCTTTTTTTCTGGTAGCTCCAACTTCAGCATCCTTTGACAAATATCCTCATTGTCCTCCTCTGGACGTGTCCAGACCATCTCAATCTGCTTCCTTGTATTAATCTCCATCCTCGTTGGAATTTATTACAGCTACTTCAGGACAAAGGCTTGGTACACTCTGGACCATtcaccagtccatcacaggcTTTAAGCAGttaattccattaaaaatgaaaaaccattaattactttaaaaaagtaaattaacaaaaaaaataagtaaaaaatgacGACTCAACAAATAACAGGACCGACAGCTGTTAACTCTGTGAACAAGAAGTTCAGACACCACAAAAAGACGTGAAATAATTNNNNNNNNNNNNNNNNNNNNNNNNNNNNNNNNNNNNNNNNNNNNNNNNNNNNNNNNNNNNNNNNNNNNNNNNNNNNNNNaaaaaaagcttgtaggggATGGTTTTTGAGGCATATCGAAATTGAAACTGCGatgggaacacttttttttaaatcaaatgattcatgtgaccaacaaccgAATACCACTCATACCATGTAATGCAAGAGCCactgcacagcgggcgccacaaGACGTctcacagcatcacacagctcatcaaagtTGAGCGCAttatgtggaattgttggattcatagctcctctgtaaaatcaccagcCACCATTTCTGAAAAACGGCTTCATCCGTAGCCCCTCTCACATAGGTTGCCgttccatggcctgaataagacgcagacgtctcctttgatagatgatgatgagtgctAAATCtatggcagaaatttgaatgtatctgctgtaaatcaaagttttgctCACATTCCTGTTTTTGAATAACTTACAATGTGAGTTGGTCAAAGTTTTTTcccataattattatttaatggaaactgtgtaATCGATAAATGGGACATTTCTGACATTTCTCGAATTTAGATTAAGTTTTGCACATATATGTAACAGGAGTGCAGCTATGGTCTCACTGCTTGTGATACCAGCATTTCCCATATTGATCAAGGAAATTTGGGGAACTTAAAGTACACCAGTAATTAGTGAAATACTGCAAAATTGGGTTGTGATTTCTTACACTTTGTTACAGTGATGAGTAACATGTTGCTCCATTACAATAACTTTGTAATGAGTCATTCCCAACATCGCTGAGGACAGAAAAACAggacttttttaatgaataaatcaatttgtCTTTTTAGATGGCCTGGATTGGACTGTACAACGATGTGAACGGCTGGAAATGGTTGATGTCAGACACAAACTTCTACAAACAAGATGATGCTAACTTCAGAAACTGGAAAGTTGGAGAACCAAACAACTACAACGGCCATGAGTCCTGTGTAATCTTGAGCAGGGCTGACAATGGTTTATGGAACGATGCACCCTGTGACTGGTTAGTGGAACCAATGTGCTGTAATGTGACAGGTAAGAAATGATGCAGACGTAAAACTATCAAACCATGTCAGTCTTATTGCCTCTTCTTTTTTAGTAAACTTGTCAGAGATTTAGTTACAGAGGTGGAACTAATGAGATGCTGTTTGGTATTCACAACAGTCTCTCTGCTCGCCCATAGGACTAAATGTAACGTTTGTTTACATCAACAAGTCTATGAATTGGTCTGAGGCTCTGAGGTTCTGCAGAGAACATCACACAGACCTGGCCAGTGTgagaaacatggaggagaaccAGAAGATCATGGAGCTCCTACCTCCAGGGAAAGGGGTCTGGATCGGTCTTTATAGAGACACTTGGAAATGGGCTGATGGAAGTAACTCCTCATTCAGGAGCTGGCGAGATTTAGAACCTAATAATTACCAAGGTCTAAATGAGAGCTGTGCAGCAGCATATTTTGGAGACTCTGGAAAGTGGGAGGACAGGAAGTGTGATGAAAAGAAAGCATTCATTTGTTATGCTGGTGAGTTCATGAAAATATGTGATTTTGGAGCTTCTCTCCAAAGAGAGAATCCATAAATCTGCCAAACGCATGTGTTTTTCATGTCTTCAGTTCATGTAAACACTGTCACTGACTTatcttattttcatttcaagtcCCAATGAAAAAGTACCTGGTACAGCTGAAGATACAGGAGAACTCATCTCTCAATCTGACAGATCCTGTTGTGTTGGAGGAACTTCTGAGGGAGGTAATAATGTTTACAATTACTATtcatacttttaaataaaatcttgaaGATATTATACAGAAGTGTGTGACAGAGCTTTGTTTTAAGAATCAGGAACCCTTCCCCCTACTCCATTATCCACCTAACCCAGGGATCAACAACCTGTGCCTGTAGTTGGTGGTTTGCTCTCCTGGAGTTTGTTCCAGTCTCTTTGTAGGCTGTCCTTAAGTAACATAAGCAGGAACTTCCATGTTGTGCAGAGAAAACATGATTGGCTGGTAGTTGGTTGGGGCCATTCCCTTCTGAGGGTCTGTCTTTATTATGACTATCTGTCCTTTTGTTAGCCATTGAGGGTCCAGTCCACTAGGACGTGGTCGTTATGGATCACATCCGGGTCTTGCTTCACACCTAAGNNNNNNNNNNNNNNNNNNNNNNNNNNNNNNNNNNNNNNNNNNNNNNNNNNNNNNNNNNNNNNNNNNNNNNNNNNNNNNNNNNNNNNNNNNNNNNNNNNNNNNNNNNNNNNNNNNNNNNNNNNNNNNNNNNNNAGGAGTGGATGGAGAGCCTAAACTGAGCTGGAAGAGACAGTCAAGTGGAAAGATCTTCAACTAGAAGATGCAGAACGAAGAGCACAAAGGCTATCTTCACCCCAAGACTGCAATTCTGTACTCGCTTTATACTCAATGAATATATTTCTTTTGGCTCATTTGCCAGCTATTTGATCAACATGTGaacttctgtttattttactctGTGGTTTGAGCATTAGGATTATgaattttctgctttaaacCTAGAGAACCTCCAAACGCCTCTGGACCCTCATTTTAAGACCTGAATTAAGCCTTTCTGAGGTTGCAGTAGCTTTCGGCAGTTTAGAAAT
It encodes:
- the LOC112158889 gene encoding macrophage mannose receptor 1 (The sequence of the model RefSeq protein was modified relative to this genomic sequence to represent the inferred CDS: added 23 bases not found in genome assembly) encodes the protein MCAMKTDNSRSVHLHSQTEGGSRMERLFLYLIAASALCDVFSVAQHHYLVFNETKTWTEAQSFCREKYADLATVDNMEDMNILTSLAVPQMAWIGLYNDVNGWKWLMSDTNFYKQDDANFRNWKVGEPNNYNGHESCVILSRADNGLWNDAPCDWLVEPMCCNVTGLNVTFVYINKSMNWSEALRFCREHHTDLASVRNMEENQKIMELLPPGKGVWIGLYRDTWKWADGSNSSFRSWRDLEPNNYQGLNESCAAAYFGDSGKWEDRKCDEKKAFICYAVPMKKYLVQLKIQENSSLNLTDPVVLEELLRELKQRLKDQGVDGEPKLSWKRQSSGKIFN